The Poriferisphaera corsica DNA segment TGTTTTTAAATCAAGACAAACATCTATTCGCGGATGGCATTGATAATGATTGTTTACATAAACAAATAAGCCAGCAAACAAACACATGGGCCATGTTGGCCGGCTGGGCCGATCACAACCCACTTATCCAAGATGCGATTCTCGAACTACTCATTAACCCACCAGAAAATGCCGCTAGAAACACAGCGTATTTTTGGCATTTCAGCTTTCCACTCTTATACAAATACGATAGCCTCTCAGATGCACTCAAAATCATTGACGAAAAATGGGGCCACATGATCAAACGTGGGGCCACCACTTTATATGAAACATTCAATGGTGATCACTTTGACTCTCACTGCCACCCATGGTCCGCTTCACCACTACCTGTCTATCTCAATTACATTCTTGGCCTTCCCGACACTCACAATTGCCCTGATCACATCACCCTTAAGCCACAAACCAATCTACTTAGCATTGCCGAAGGCTCAGTCATCACAAAGCAAGGCCCGATCCAAATCAAATGGAACAATAATCAGATCATTGGTTCACTTCCCACAGGCATCACTGCTTCCCTAATTCTTCCCAATGAAAAACAACCCATCGCCACTGAACTATCTGGGAACTGGCAAATCAAGCACCCAGCCCCTACTACAGCTTAGACACCTCGACTAAGCGTATATCAATCATCCATGGTACCGGCCAATTCACAAGCTATCTTCTTATAAGCAAGCATTTAACGGTTACACACAGCAAGCTTTTTCCCACATTTCTTGGCACACACCCGCACAATAAGATATAATTGACTTCAAGGGCAACTTTTGCGTTTTATTGCTTAGTTGCCCATTCTCAGGAATTTCTTTTAAAATCTAAAGACTCCAACCTTCGTTTATTGTCTTTAGACCAATTAAAGATCAAGCATAATTCAGAGCGGCTTCAACATGGCTTCAAAGAAAACACAAGAATGTGGTTCAATCTACGACTTGGCAAAACAAACCGGCCTATCCACCAGTACCATTAGCCGTGTGCTCAATCAGCGTGGTCGCATCAGTACCGAAACACGCCAGCGTGTCTTGGCTGCTGCCCGAGCTGCAGGTTTCCGGCCTCGTGCGGCTGTTCGTCAACAGACAGTAGCTCTTGTTATTGACCGAATGAAATATGCAAGCTTCGGCGGCTTCGTCACCTCGATCGTCACCCACCTCATCTGTGAATTAGCCTCATATGATATGTCCGTTGAGGTCTACACCGAAGACAATCTTGATCAATTGGGAACACGTTTTATCGATGGCGTTATTGCCCTGACTTGGGATCCAACGTCTATCTCAAAATTACAATCTCTCAAAAACGTCCCAATCATTCTCATCAACCGCCCCAACTTCCCCGGCCTATCCACTGTTGCCACCGATCACAAGCAAGGTGGTGAGATGGTTGCCGACTACCTCATCAAACATGGCCACGAACGCATCGCATTTCTTGGCGAAGAACAAGACTGGGGTGCTAAACAACGCATCGAAGGCATTGAAGAAACACTTCAAAAAAACAAAATTACCAAATCAAACCTAATCATAGGCTTCACAGAACATCAACCTGTGTATGGCGCACTCAAACGTCTTCTCACACAAAAACCTACCGCTATTTTCCTCGCTGGTGAAGACCTCACAATCGAAGCTATTTACGTCCTCAATTCTGTTCTCAACACCAAGATCCCTAAGGACATCTCCGTCGTCGGCCTCGAATCCCCAAAAGTCTCACAGTTCGTCCAACCTCCACTTACTTCCCTCGCACAGCCACTCCACAATCTCGCCTCAGAGACACTCAACCTCTTACGTGATCAAATCGAAAAGAACAGTTCAAAACCACGCCAAATGGTCATTAGCAACCAACTTGTTGAACGCGAATCTGTCATACAGATCTAAAGGCTCTGCTTTTGTTCAAACACGATTATCCATTCGATCCGACCTATGGCTACCCTCTCTCCGATCTCCTAAAGGTCATGCCACCTCCCCCAGCACCTGGCTATGCTGAGTTTTGGCAAGACACATTTGCGCAAGCGATTCAAATCGATCCACAACCTATCGTCACCGACTCGCATACTACAATAAACAACTACCAAACCTATGATATTTCATTCACAGCCTGGCCGAACATCAAGCTTGGTGGTTGGCTTCTTAAACCCACCCATAAAGCACCACTAGCCAATATTATTGTGAGCCATGGCTACGGTGGTCGAGCTATTGTCGAAGCCGCACAACATAACATCCCCGCAAACTATTTCTTCTACTGCACGCGTGGCTTCCATCGCTCACAGCAACCTGACATCCCCATCAACAACAGCGATCTCCATGTCCTTTGCAATATAAACTCCCCCGAGACATACATTCATCGCTACTGCGTAGCAGACATCTGGGCAGCCGCCTCCGCTCTCATTCAACTCGAACCCGATCTCGCCCACAACCTTTTCTATACTGGCAGCAGTTTTGGTGGTGGCATGGGCGCGCTAGCCCTGCCCTGGGACACCCGATTCAAAGCCGCCTGCCTTGAAGTGCCATCCTTCGGCAACCACCCATTCAGACTCTCTGTTCCATGCATCGGCTCCGGCGAAGCTGTTCGAAAAGCGCATCTCAACAATCCTGCAATCGCCCAAACAATCAAGTTCTTTGATGCCGCATCGGCCACACAATTTATAACCATCCCCACTCATTACACGCTCGCACTTTTCGATCCCGCTGTCCCGCCCCCTGGGCAATTCTCTGTCTACAACGGGCATGCCGCACCAAAACACTACAGCACGATCAAAGGCGGGCACTTTATCTATCGCGGGATCAAAGAAGACTACAAAAATTATGCGCAAGCGCAGAATCAATTCTATTGTGATCTCATATCAGGACCAAGCAAACAAACCCTTCACCCAATAGCTAAATAAATAGCTCACTCTGCGATCCACAAGTGAGCTGTCATTTAATGCCAACGAACTGATTACTTGTTTCGACGCTCTAGATAAACATTTCCAAATTTCGATTCATTCCTAAACGGCCACTTAGATGCCCCCTTCCAATACAACGCGCTCTCTCGTCCCTTCCCATCATCATCCTGCATCGAAAGCGTGAATCCAATTGTCTTACCCGGACCAGCAATCCCCCCCATCACACCCCAGGCCAAACGCATTTCATATTTCACGACATACCCAGCCCCATCATCTCCCCTAACTTTTGTTGCACCTGACCAATACGCATCTTGCCCAAATGTTCTCGGATATCCTGAATAATCACTATTTGCAGACCCATTAGCTACGAGCGCAAACTCGCCGCCATACTTCAGTTCATCACGATCTTTCGTCCGCGAATCCTCAATTTTATTGTGATCTCCATCAATAAACACTTCAAGCGTATCATCCGCCCATGATGGGATCTTCCCAATCTCACCCACCTCGCAACTATCTGTTGAATACACATCATCATAGACCTGCACAGCAACATACAGCGCATCATCATCACATCGAACTGCAAATCCGAACCATAAATCTTTCCCACCATCTAGCGCTTTCGTTTCTTCATCTAATACACCATTCTCTTGGTCTACCCACTGCCATTCTACATCTCTCCATTCATCCAGTTCACCATCTACCACAATACCCTCCTGATACTTCGCAATCAGCGTATCCGCATCCACCGCGACATCACATCCACAATCTGGTGCAACACTTCCAACACCACCTATTCTTTGATTCGCACACCCAGTCATTAATACACAACCACATACAACCATCATCAACGCAATTCGACTCAACATCTTCACACCCTTTATATACATGCTTCATTGCGTGCGCCGTATCAATAACATGTTACATGATCAGATAAAACCACTTGCTATCACAAAGCAAGCCGCGCTATCGCAAGGTATCAACCAACATCAAGAATGTGCATCATACCCAACCCCAAACAACCGTGGAACACTTATTTTGCAGACTCAAAACCCATACGCTCTACAAACACATTAATTTCACGCAGATGCAGCATATGAGCATCTCCATCATTCCCAGCACAACCAATCACAACAAACCCATCCTTCTCTGCCTTGCTCACTTGCTCAAACCCTTCAGCTAAAACAGCATACTCTTTTACCCGCTTTGTACCCGCCGCCTCAATAAGATCATCTGCCGTTTCCTGAGTTCCTGCATAGCTACCCGGCACAACCTCGCTATGTGTAATAATCATCTGTTTTTCACCCTCACCTGCAGCACGCGCGAATCTTCGAAAATTTTTCATATGCTCGCCATAAGGCACATTT contains these protein-coding regions:
- a CDS encoding sugar-binding protein, whose product is MLSRIALMMVVCGCVLMTGCANQRIGGVGSVAPDCGCDVAVDADTLIAKYQEGIVVDGELDEWRDVEWQWVDQENGVLDEETKALDGGKDLWFGFAVRCDDDALYVAVQVYDDVYSTDSCEVGEIGKIPSWADDTLEVFIDGDHNKIEDSRTKDRDELKYGGEFALVANGSANSDYSGYPRTFGQDAYWSGATKVRGDDGAGYVVKYEMRLAWGVMGGIAGPGKTIGFTLSMQDDDGKGRESALYWKGASKWPFRNESKFGNVYLERRNK
- a CDS encoding acetylxylan esterase — translated: MFKHDYPFDPTYGYPLSDLLKVMPPPPAPGYAEFWQDTFAQAIQIDPQPIVTDSHTTINNYQTYDISFTAWPNIKLGGWLLKPTHKAPLANIIVSHGYGGRAIVEAAQHNIPANYFFYCTRGFHRSQQPDIPINNSDLHVLCNINSPETYIHRYCVADIWAAASALIQLEPDLAHNLFYTGSSFGGGMGALALPWDTRFKAACLEVPSFGNHPFRLSVPCIGSGEAVRKAHLNNPAIAQTIKFFDAASATQFITIPTHYTLALFDPAVPPPGQFSVYNGHAAPKHYSTIKGGHFIYRGIKEDYKNYAQAQNQFYCDLISGPSKQTLHPIAK
- a CDS encoding LacI family DNA-binding transcriptional regulator, translating into MASKKTQECGSIYDLAKQTGLSTSTISRVLNQRGRISTETRQRVLAAARAAGFRPRAAVRQQTVALVIDRMKYASFGGFVTSIVTHLICELASYDMSVEVYTEDNLDQLGTRFIDGVIALTWDPTSISKLQSLKNVPIILINRPNFPGLSTVATDHKQGGEMVADYLIKHGHERIAFLGEEQDWGAKQRIEGIEETLQKNKITKSNLIIGFTEHQPVYGALKRLLTQKPTAIFLAGEDLTIEAIYVLNSVLNTKIPKDISVVGLESPKVSQFVQPPLTSLAQPLHNLASETLNLLRDQIEKNSSKPRQMVISNQLVERESVIQI